A genomic region of Papaver somniferum cultivar HN1 chromosome 7, ASM357369v1, whole genome shotgun sequence contains the following coding sequences:
- the LOC113293253 gene encoding protein trichome birefringence-like 2 encodes MKKLGIWEKLCHLVGKLSPHHHGANNNASSSTTIVRAGSKRKGSLVLIGFGFVLGASVLILTIIFSMFPSVMNPMLQNNLAEVDRQIPLLFDSSSSTTAAVTSTFSSDPLQENTLAANQTTSSSSSSNASQENLENSSQEVLKNSPASNQSIVSSSSPELTRDFLPTKQTESSSTFTNYSSSVVSGSVPKVEELVIANDETNAVTTTSNILSNRTGMYNEKQEKVNDDSSQSRCNIFEGEWVKPANDDIREPFYPPGSCPYIDRKPFDCYNNGRPDDAFLKLQWHWQSHPTNAGCNSNFPSLLNATDFLERLRGKKVVSAGDSLNRNMFESLMCILWNAVPDKSRVHWLPGSVDYKIRGDRSLKYEDYNCTVGFVWSPYLVFETNPPNRRNKLNMNEPVRMRLDMIDERASSFYRDADLVIFDSWHWWIKDKTNNGINYFQEGDYLHPKLEMSKAYKKGLTTWRKWMDKNIDPNKTQVVFRGYSVNYFRGGKWNTGGKCNRETEPTMSNETFVEKNPSQVKLLEDTIRKMKTPVIYLNVTKLTYYRTDGHPSIYANYMAKYEERIAAALTHQDCSHWCLPGIPDTWNELLYISLMRAGKGSFAR; translated from the exons ATGAAAAAACTTGGGATTTGGGAGAAGTTATGTCACTTAGTAGGAAAACTATCTCCTCATCATCATGGTGCAAACAACAATGCATCATCATCCACAACCATAGTTCGTGCAGGTTCAAAGAGAAAAGGATCATTAGTACTTATTGGTTTCGGTTTCGTCCTTGGAGCTTCGGTTCTTATTCTAACAATAATTTTCTCCATGTTTCCATCAGTTATGAATCCCATGCTTCAAAATAATCTTGCAGAAGTTGATAGACAGATTCCATTGTTATTTGATAGTAGTTCTAGCACCACTGCTGCTGTTACTAGTACTTTCTCTTCGGATCCTCTTCAAGAAAATACTTTGGCGGCGAAtcaaacaacttcttcttcttcttcttcgaatgcTTCTCAAGAAAATTTGGAAAACTCTTCTCAAGAGGTATTGAAAAATTCTCCTGCGAGCAATCAATCGatagtttcttcttcatctccggAGTTAACCAGAGATTTTTTACCGACGAAACAAACAGAAAGTAGTAGCACATTTACAAACTACTCGAGCAGTGTTGTTTCGGGCAGTGTTCCTAAAGTTGAGGAACTGGTTATTGCAAATGATGAAACAAATGCTGTTACCACAACTAGTAATATTTTAAGTAACAGAACTGGAATGTACAATGAGAAGCAAGAAAAGGTTAATGACGATTCTTCTCAAAGTCGTTGCAATATCTTTGAGGGTGAATGGGTAAAGCCGGCCAATGACGACATCAGAGAACCATTTTATCCTCCTGGTTCTTGTCCTTATATCGATAGAAAACCTTTTGATTGTTACAACAATGGGAGACCTGATGATGCATTTCTAAAATTGCAATGGCATTGGCAATCTCATCCAACAAATGCTGGATGCAACTCTAATTTCCCAAG ccTTCTTAATGCAACTGATTTTCTAGAAAGATTAAGAGGGAAAAAAGTGGTGTCCGCTGGGGATTCTCTGAATAGAAATATGTTTGAATCTCTAATGTGCATCCTTTGGAATGCCGTACCAGACAAAAGCCGGGTACATTGGCTCCCAGGAAGTGTTGATTACAAGATAAGAGGTGACAGATCGTTGAAATACGAAGATTACAACTGCACGGTAGGATTTGTGTGGTCTCCTTACTTGGTTTTCGAAACAAACCCTCCGAATCGCCGAAACAAGCTTAACATGAATGAGCCGGTGAGAATGAGGTTAGACATGATCGACGAGCGTGCATCATCATTCTATCGTGACGCTGATCTTGTAATCTTTGATTCATGGCATTGGTGGATTAAGGATAAAACTAACAATGG AATAAATTATTTTCAAGAAGGTGATTACTTGCACCCGAAACTGGAAATGAGCAAGGCCTATAAGAAGGGTCTTACTACTTGGAGGAAATGGATGGACAAGAACATTGACCCTAATAAAACCCAAGTTGTTTTCAGAGGATATTCAGTTAACTATTTCCG TGGAGGTAAATGGAACACAGGCGGGAAATGCAACAGAGAAACGGAACCGACCATGAGCAATGAAACATTTGTAGAAAAGAATCCATCACAGGTGAAATTACTGGAAGACACGATTCGAAAAATGAAGACTCCTGTCATATACTTGAACGTTACGAAACTTACTTACTACAGAACTGATGGACACCCTTCGATTTACGCAAATTACATGGCAAAGTATGAAGAGAGGATTGCAGCTGCATTGACTCATCAGGATTGTAGTCACTGGTGCTTACCTGGTATACCGGATACATGGAACGAGTTGTTGTATATTTCTCTTATGAGGGCTGGTAAAGGATCTTTTGCCCGATGA